The Panulirus ornatus isolate Po-2019 chromosome 5, ASM3632096v1, whole genome shotgun sequence genome includes a window with the following:
- the LOC139746708 gene encoding uncharacterized protein — protein MPFSPRLLTLLTVVATGRLVDGAFKCPVDEGFACSSCTTLAYCSEGKPFLEHQCESDQLCVGEPQKCTPSHLLDPKVKDCRCLMDYPSYEEDPYDDQKFLICLPGPLQVSGTCPDGQVFDEADPPCSVQQPLECPEIGIFPVLPGCGGYYACLPDASGALTPTDVYECGENQVFDPEEQKCVEHIEPDAVTCTAGQVAVVDTVECNAFHICDGEGEPVRGPFCCPNEGHVFNGETLKCEPDTGAVKCPTPNPCPSSEAERFCLPSITTTPTTDSTTTTESTTTTSGSTSTTTGSTTTASSSTTTTSASIPDCRNSGTGAYPIPGECKRYYYCYKGKLYTLTCSGKLVFNPINRTCDLPSNYPECA, from the exons ATGCCTTTCTCACCTCGGCTACTGACGCTACTTACC GTTGTGGCAACAGGTAGATTGGTGGACGGAGCATTCAAGTGTCCAGTTGATGAGGGATTTGCCTGTTCCAGCTGTACTACTCTCGCGTACTGTTCAGAAGGCAAACCTTTCCTGGAACATCAATGTGAGAGTGACCAG CTGTGTGTCGGCGAGCCCCAAAAGTGCACCCCAAGTCATCTTTTAGACCCTAAAGTGAAGGACTGTAGGTGTCTCATGGACTACCCATCGTACGAGGAAGACCCCTACGATGACCAGAAGTTCCTCATATGTCTACCAGGTCCACTCCAGGTGTCGGGGACATGTCCCGACGGTCAGGTCTTCGATGAAGCCGACCCTCCTTGTTCTGTCCAGCAGCCTCTAGAGTGCCCTGAG ATAGGCATCTTCCCAGTGCTGCCAGGCTGTGGCGGATACTACGCCTGCTTACCCGATGCCTCCGGGGCCCTCACACCTACTGATGTCTACGAGTGTGGAGAGAACCAGGTCTTCGACCCCGAGGAACAGAAGTGTGTTGAACATATCGAACCAGACGCAGTCACTTGCACCGCCGGACAAGTTGCAGTGGTGGACACCGTCGAGTGCAACGCCTTCCACATATGTGACGGTGAGGGTGAGCCTGTCCGTGGCCCCTTCTGCTGTCCTAATGAAGGTCATGTCTTTAATGGAGAAACCTTGAAATGTGAACCCGACACTGGGGCCGTGAAATgtccaacccccaacccctgccCCAGTAGTGAAGCAGAGCGCTTttgtcttccctccatcactaccacacccacaaccgACAGTACAACCACAACTGAAAGTACCACAACCACATCTGGAAGTACCTCAACAACGACTGGAAGTACTACAACGGCTAgttccagcaccacaaccaccagtgcCAGCATACCTGACTGCAGAAACAGCGGCACAGGAGCATATCCAATACCTGGAGAGTGTAAGAG GTACTACTACTGTTACAAAGGGAAGCTGTACACCCTGACCTGCTCTGGTAAGCTGGTCTTCAACCCCATCAACAGAACGTGTGACCTGCCCTCCAACTACCCTGAGTGTGCCTGA